In Theobroma cacao cultivar B97-61/B2 unplaced genomic scaffold, Criollo_cocoa_genome_V2, whole genome shotgun sequence, the following proteins share a genomic window:
- the LOC108663917 gene encoding receptor-like protein 12, translated as MSDLICNVSYLEILDMSHNHLSGIIPQCFGKLSKSLRMLNLGTNKLHGTIPSKFAKGCQLGNLNLNANQLEGPLTRSILNCRGLQVLDLGNNKINATFPRWLGTLQELKVLVMKSNQMHGFVNGKRHTHYFRKLQILDLSNNSFTGQLPTRYIENFNAMMNVEENRDVMPYIGGSDVTMGNFYSYSVHLIEKGLEVELMKIFATLTIIDLSNNKFEGEIPRAIGKLSSIIGLNLSHNHLIGHIPPSFGKLINLEWLDLSSNKLDGKIPEQLLNLTMLSSLNLSKNELRLQQ; from the exons ATGTCTGATCTCATATGCAATGTGAGTTATCTTGAAATTTTAGACATGTCTCACAACCATTTGAGTGGAATTATTCCGCAATGCTTTGGAAAATTAAGCAAAAGCCTTCGTATGTTGAATCTAGGGACAAACAAACTTCATGGAACCATTCCTTCAAAATTTGCAAAGGGATGTCAATTGGGGAATCTTAATTTGAATGCTAATCAATTGGAAGGGCCTTTGACACGATCCATCCTTAATTGTAGAGGTCTACAAGTACTAGATCTTGGCAACAATAAGATCAATGCTACATTCCCTCGTTGGCTAGGAACTCTCCAAGAGCTAAAAGTTCTTGtaatgaaatcaaatcaaatgcATGGTTTCGTAAATGGCAAAAGGCATACGCATTATTTTCGTAAGCTCCAAATTTTAGACCTCTCCAATAACAGTTTTACTGGACAGTTGCCAACTAGGTATATAGAAAATTTCAATGCTATGATGAATGTGGAAGAAAATAGAGATGTCATGCCGTATATCGGGGGTTCTGATGTTACAATGGGTAACTTTTACAGTTATTCTGTTCATTTGATCGAAAAAGGGCTAGAGGTtgaattaatgaaaatatttgccACATTAACAATCATTGATCTATCAAATAACAAGTTTGAAGGAGAGATTCCAAGAGCTATTGGAAAGCTTAGTTCAATCATTGGGCTTAACCTTTCTCATAATCACCTTATTGGTCATATTCCACCATCATTTGGAAAATTGATCAATCTTGAATGGTTAGATCTATCCTCAAACAAGCTGGATGGAAAGATTCCTGAGCAATTGCTGAATCTGACAATGCTTTCTTCCCTAAACCTTTCCAAGAATGAACTT AGATTGCAGCAGTAA